One part of the Pseudomonas sp. MYb118 genome encodes these proteins:
- the ruvC gene encoding crossover junction endodeoxyribonuclease RuvC → MTLILGIDPGSRITGYGVVRDTGRGCVYVASGCIRTGAGELHERLQIVYRGVREIIQTYGPVTMGIERVFMARNADSALKLGQARGAAIVAGAEENLEIAEYTATQVKQAVVGTGAANKEQVQMMVMHMLKLTSKPQIDASDALAIAICHAHTRASLLPHGLGTARSRGGRLRL, encoded by the coding sequence ATGACTTTAATCCTAGGCATCGACCCCGGTTCGCGCATCACCGGTTACGGCGTCGTCCGCGACACCGGTCGTGGCTGCGTCTACGTGGCTTCCGGTTGCATCCGCACCGGTGCCGGCGAGCTGCATGAACGCCTGCAAATCGTCTACCGTGGGGTGCGCGAGATCATCCAGACCTACGGTCCGGTGACCATGGGCATCGAGCGGGTGTTCATGGCGCGCAACGCCGACTCTGCCCTCAAACTGGGGCAGGCCCGCGGTGCCGCCATCGTCGCCGGGGCTGAAGAAAACCTGGAAATCGCCGAATACACCGCGACCCAGGTCAAGCAGGCGGTGGTGGGCACGGGTGCCGCCAACAAGGAGCAGGTGCAGATGATGGTCATGCACATGCTCAAGCTGACCAGCAAACCGCAGATCGACGCCTCCGACGCCCTGGCCATCGCCATTTGCCATGCCCACACCCGTGCCAGTCTGTTGCCCCACGGCCTGGGCACCGCACGCAGTCGTGGCGGACGCCTGCGTCTCTGA
- the tolA gene encoding cell envelope integrity protein TolA — protein MQQQREPTASESYFWPSVWAICLHVLVFGMLFVSFAFTPELPPAKPIVQATLYQLKSKSQATTQTNQKIAGEAKKSAARQTEVEQMEQKKVEQEAIKAAEQKKEEAAQKAEEAKKADESKKAEEAKKADEAKKADEAKKAAEAKKAEEKQLADIAKKKSEEEAKKAAEEEAKKKAEEEAKKKIVEDAKKKAAEDAKKKAEAEEAKKKVAEDAKKKAAADAAKKKAQDAARKSAEDKKAQALADLLSDTPQRQQALADEQGDEVAGSFDDLIRARAAEGWARPPSARKGMTVVLQIGMLPDGTVTSVSVAKSSGDGPFDASAVAAVKNIGRLTEMQGMKPSDFAPYRSFKMTFTPEDLAL, from the coding sequence ATGCAGCAACAGCGAGAGCCAACAGCCTCGGAAAGCTACTTCTGGCCCAGTGTCTGGGCGATCTGCTTGCACGTGCTGGTTTTTGGCATGTTGTTCGTCAGTTTCGCCTTCACGCCTGAGCTGCCGCCGGCCAAGCCGATTGTCCAGGCGACCTTGTACCAACTGAAATCCAAGAGTCAGGCAACCACCCAGACCAATCAGAAGATTGCGGGTGAAGCGAAGAAATCCGCCGCGCGCCAGACCGAAGTCGAGCAGATGGAACAGAAGAAGGTCGAGCAGGAAGCGATAAAGGCTGCGGAACAAAAGAAAGAAGAAGCGGCTCAAAAGGCCGAGGAAGCCAAGAAGGCCGACGAGTCGAAGAAAGCGGAAGAGGCGAAAAAGGCTGATGAAGCCAAGAAAGCCGATGAAGCGAAGAAGGCTGCCGAAGCCAAGAAGGCAGAAGAGAAACAATTGGCTGATATAGCCAAGAAGAAATCTGAAGAAGAAGCCAAGAAGGCTGCTGAAGAAGAGGCCAAGAAAAAAGCCGAAGAAGAAGCGAAGAAAAAGATCGTCGAAGACGCGAAGAAGAAAGCCGCGGAAGACGCCAAGAAGAAAGCTGAAGCTGAAGAGGCGAAGAAGAAAGTCGCCGAAGACGCGAAGAAGAAAGCTGCTGCCGATGCTGCGAAGAAGAAAGCGCAGGACGCGGCACGTAAATCCGCCGAGGATAAAAAGGCTCAGGCCCTCGCCGATTTGCTTTCCGACACGCCGCAGCGCCAGCAGGCCTTGGCGGACGAGCAGGGTGACGAAGTCGCCGGCAGTTTCGATGACCTGATTCGCGCTCGTGCAGCGGAAGGCTGGGCTCGCCCACCGTCGGCGCGCAAGGGCATGACAGTGGTGCTGCAGATCGGCATGTTGCCGGACGGTACGGTGACCTCGGTCAGCGTGGCCAAGTCCAGTGGCGACGGTCCGTTCGACGCATCGGCTGTGGCAGCGGTGAAGAATATTGGTCGTTTGACAGAAATGCAGGGAATGAAGCCGAGCGATTTCGCTCCGTATCGTTCGTTCAAGATGACATTTACACCTGAGGATCTAGCCTTGTGA
- the ruvB gene encoding Holliday junction branch migration DNA helicase RuvB, with the protein MIEADRLITATPGPREREEVQDRAIRPVSLADYIGQPTVREQMELFIQAARGRNESLDHTLIFGPPGLGKTTLANIIAQEMGVSIKSTSGPVLERPGDLAALLTNLEPHDVLFIDEIHRLSPIVEEVLYPAMEDFQLDIMIGEGPAARSIKLDLPPFTLVGATTRAGMLTNPLRDRFGIVQRLEFYNNADLSTIVSRSATILGLPLDPDGAFEIARRARGTPRIANRLLRRVRDFAEVRGKGHITKPVADLALNLLDVDERGFDHQDRRLLLTMIEKFDGGPVGVDSLAAAISEERHTIEDVLEPYLIQQGYIMRTPRGRVVTRHAYLHFGLNIPSRLGEMPVVDEFLDGADD; encoded by the coding sequence GTGATTGAAGCCGATCGACTGATTACCGCTACGCCTGGCCCTCGCGAGCGCGAGGAAGTCCAGGACCGGGCGATTCGTCCTGTCAGCCTGGCGGATTACATTGGCCAGCCGACGGTTCGCGAGCAGATGGAGCTGTTCATCCAGGCCGCCCGTGGCCGCAACGAATCCCTGGACCACACACTGATCTTCGGCCCGCCGGGCCTGGGCAAGACCACCCTGGCGAACATCATCGCCCAGGAAATGGGCGTTTCGATCAAGAGCACCTCGGGGCCGGTCCTGGAGCGTCCGGGCGACCTCGCCGCGTTGCTGACCAATCTCGAACCTCACGACGTGCTGTTCATTGACGAAATCCACCGGTTGTCGCCGATCGTCGAAGAAGTGCTGTACCCGGCCATGGAAGACTTCCAGCTGGACATCATGATTGGCGAAGGTCCGGCTGCCCGCTCGATCAAGCTCGACCTGCCGCCCTTCACCCTGGTGGGGGCGACGACCCGCGCCGGCATGCTGACCAACCCGCTGCGTGACCGCTTCGGCATCGTCCAGCGCCTGGAGTTCTACAACAACGCCGACCTGTCGACGATCGTCAGTCGCTCGGCGACCATCCTCGGTTTGCCTCTGGACCCGGACGGGGCTTTCGAAATCGCCCGCCGCGCCCGCGGCACGCCGCGGATTGCCAACCGGCTGCTGCGCCGGGTGCGCGATTTCGCCGAAGTGCGCGGCAAGGGCCACATTACCAAGCCGGTCGCCGACCTGGCGTTGAACCTGCTGGACGTCGACGAGCGTGGTTTCGATCATCAGGACCGGCGCCTGCTGTTGACCATGATCGAGAAGTTCGACGGCGGGCCGGTGGGGGTCGACAGCCTGGCAGCAGCCATCAGCGAAGAGCGCCACACCATCGAAGACGTGCTGGAGCCGTACCTGATTCAACAGGGCTACATCATGCGCACGCCCCGGGGGCGGGTGGTCACGCGCCACGCCTACCTGCATTTTGGCTTAAACATTCCGTCACGATTGGGCGAAATGCCTGTGGTAGACGAGTTCCTTGATGGCGCTGATGATTAA
- the nadA gene encoding quinolinate synthase NadA, which yields MTQISERLLVQAHLDAKQPKPLSAEEEAYYRAAIAAELKAQDAVLVAHFYCDPIIQALAEETGGCVSDSLEMARFGNAHPAKTVVVAGVKFMGETAKILNPEKRVLMPTLEATCSLDLGCPVDEFSAFCDQHPERTVVVYANTSAAVKARADWVVTSSCALEIVESLMDNGETIIWGPDKHLGTYIQRKTGADMLLWDGACIVHEEFKSKQLEDMKALYPDAAILVHPESPTSVIELADAVGSTSQLIAAAQTLPNKTLIVATDRGIFYKMQQLCPDKVFIEAPTAGNGAACRSCAHCPWMAMNTLERTLKSLKEGANEIFVDPALIPQAIRPLKRMLDFTQAARMKLAGNA from the coding sequence ATGACGCAAATTTCCGAACGCCTTCTGGTTCAAGCCCACCTCGATGCCAAGCAGCCCAAGCCGCTGTCGGCCGAGGAAGAGGCTTACTACCGTGCTGCCATCGCTGCCGAGCTCAAGGCTCAGGATGCGGTGCTGGTGGCCCACTTCTATTGTGATCCGATCATCCAGGCGCTGGCCGAGGAAACCGGGGGCTGCGTCTCCGACTCGCTGGAGATGGCCCGCTTCGGCAACGCGCACCCGGCCAAGACGGTCGTGGTCGCTGGCGTCAAGTTCATGGGCGAAACCGCCAAGATCCTCAACCCCGAGAAGCGCGTGCTGATGCCGACGCTGGAGGCCACCTGCTCGCTGGACCTGGGTTGCCCGGTGGACGAGTTCTCGGCGTTCTGCGACCAGCACCCGGAACGCACCGTGGTGGTCTATGCCAACACCTCGGCGGCGGTCAAGGCGCGGGCGGACTGGGTGGTGACGTCCAGTTGCGCACTGGAAATCGTCGAAAGCCTGATGGACAACGGCGAAACGATCATCTGGGGCCCGGACAAGCACCTGGGCACCTACATCCAGCGCAAGACCGGCGCGGACATGCTGCTGTGGGACGGTGCCTGCATCGTTCACGAAGAGTTCAAGTCCAAGCAGCTCGAAGACATGAAGGCGTTGTACCCGGATGCAGCCATCCTCGTGCACCCGGAATCGCCGACCTCGGTGATCGAACTGGCCGATGCGGTCGGCTCGACCAGCCAATTGATTGCAGCGGCGCAAACCCTGCCGAACAAGACCCTGATCGTGGCCACCGATCGCGGCATCTTCTACAAGATGCAGCAGCTGTGCCCGGACAAGGTCTTCATCGAGGCACCAACAGCCGGTAACGGCGCGGCGTGCCGCAGTTGCGCGCATTGCCCATGGATGGCGATGAACACGCTGGAACGCACCCTCAAGAGCTTGAAGGAAGGCGCCAACGAAATCTTCGTCGACCCGGCGCTGATCCCCCAGGCAATCCGCCCACTCAAGCGCATGCTCGACTTCACCCAGGCAGCCCGGATGAAACTGGCGGGTAACGCCTGA
- the pal gene encoding peptidoglycan-associated lipoprotein Pal, whose product MEMLKFGKFAALALAMAVAVGCSSKGGDNAGEGAVDPNAGYGANTGAVDGSLSEEAALRAITTFYFEYDSSDLKPEAMRSLDVHAKDLKANGARVVLEGNTDERGTREYNMALGERRAKAVQRYLVLQGVSPAQLELVSYGEERPVATGNDEQSWAQNRRVELRK is encoded by the coding sequence ATGGAAATGCTGAAGTTTGGTAAATTTGCTGCGCTGGCTCTGGCCATGGCCGTAGCTGTAGGTTGCTCGTCCAAAGGCGGCGACAACGCCGGTGAAGGCGCTGTTGATCCAAACGCTGGTTACGGCGCTAACACTGGTGCTGTTGACGGCTCCCTGAGCGAAGAAGCTGCTCTGCGCGCAATCACCACCTTCTACTTCGAATACGACAGCTCGGACCTGAAGCCAGAAGCCATGCGCTCCCTGGACGTTCACGCCAAAGACCTGAAAGCAAACGGCGCTCGCGTTGTTCTGGAAGGCAACACCGACGAACGTGGTACTCGTGAGTACAACATGGCACTGGGCGAGCGTCGTGCGAAAGCCGTTCAGCGCTACCTGGTACTGCAAGGTGTTTCCCCAGCTCAGCTGGAACTGGTTTCCTACGGCGAAGAGCGTCCAGTTGCTACCGGCAACGACGAGCAGTCCTGGGCTCAAAACCGTCGCGTCGAACTGCGTAAGTAA
- the tolQ gene encoding protein TolQ — protein sequence MEANVVDHSSMWSLVSNASIVVQLVMLTLVAASVTSWIMIFQRSNLLRAGRRALESFEERFWSGIDLSKLYRQAGSNPDPDSGVEQIFRAGFKEFSRLRQQPGVDPEAVMEGVARAMRVAISREEEKLEQSLPFLATVGSVSPYIGLFGTVWGIMNSFRGLATAQQATLATVAPGIAEALIATAIGLFAAIPAVIAYNRFSARSETLIGRYYTFADEFQAILHRKVHTSED from the coding sequence GTGGAAGCTAACGTCGTCGACCATTCCTCCATGTGGAGCCTGGTCAGCAATGCCAGTATCGTGGTGCAACTGGTGATGCTGACCCTGGTAGCCGCATCGGTGACCTCATGGATCATGATTTTTCAGCGCAGCAACCTGCTGCGCGCCGGTCGACGTGCCCTGGAGAGCTTTGAAGAGCGCTTCTGGTCCGGTATCGACCTGTCCAAACTGTACCGCCAGGCCGGCAGCAACCCGGACCCGGATTCGGGTGTCGAGCAGATCTTCCGTGCCGGTTTCAAGGAATTCTCCCGTCTGCGCCAGCAACCAGGCGTTGACCCGGAAGCGGTCATGGAAGGCGTGGCCCGTGCCATGCGCGTCGCCATCTCCCGCGAGGAAGAAAAGCTCGAGCAGAGCCTGCCGTTCCTGGCCACTGTGGGTTCCGTGAGCCCGTACATCGGTCTGTTCGGTACCGTCTGGGGGATCATGAACTCCTTCCGTGGCCTGGCGACTGCCCAGCAGGCGACCCTGGCCACCGTGGCTCCGGGTATCGCCGAAGCCCTGATCGCCACCGCGATCGGTCTGTTCGCGGCCATCCCGGCCGTTATCGCCTACAACCGTTTCTCCGCCCGCAGCGAAACGCTGATCGGCCGCTACTACACCTTCGCCGACGAATTCCAGGCGATCCTGCACCGCAAAGTGCACACCAGCGAAGACTGA
- the ruvA gene encoding Holliday junction branch migration protein RuvA: MIGRLRGTLAEKQPPHLILDVNGLGYELEVPMTTLYRLPSVGEPLTLHTHLVVREDAQLLYGFASKRERDFFRELIRLNGVGPKLALALMSSLEVDELVRCVQSQDTSALTKVPGVGKKTAERLLVELKDRFKAWETVPAMFALVPNQPGGPDVEPVASAETDAVSALISLGYKPQEASKAVSAIKEKGLSSEDMIRRALKGMI; this comes from the coding sequence GTGATTGGACGCTTGCGCGGCACCCTGGCTGAGAAACAGCCGCCGCACCTGATTCTCGATGTAAACGGTCTGGGCTATGAGCTGGAAGTGCCCATGACCACCTTGTATCGCCTGCCGTCGGTCGGTGAACCGCTGACGTTGCACACCCATTTGGTCGTACGGGAAGACGCGCAGTTACTCTATGGCTTCGCCAGCAAGCGCGAGCGAGACTTTTTCCGTGAGTTGATCCGTCTCAATGGTGTGGGGCCGAAACTGGCGCTGGCCTTGATGTCGAGCCTGGAAGTCGATGAACTGGTACGTTGCGTGCAGTCCCAGGACACCTCGGCGCTGACCAAGGTGCCAGGTGTGGGCAAGAAAACCGCCGAGCGCCTGTTGGTGGAACTCAAGGACCGCTTCAAGGCCTGGGAAACCGTGCCGGCGATGTTCGCCCTGGTGCCGAACCAGCCGGGCGGACCGGACGTCGAGCCGGTCGCCAGCGCCGAAACCGACGCGGTCAGCGCGCTGATCTCCCTGGGCTACAAGCCGCAGGAGGCCAGCAAGGCCGTTTCGGCGATCAAGGAGAAAGGTTTGAGCAGTGAAGACATGATTCGTCGTGCCCTGAAGGGAATGATCTAA
- the tolB gene encoding Tol-Pal system beta propeller repeat protein TolB, which yields MRNLLRGMLVAICCMAGLAMADEKNILVTSGSDRATPIAVVPFGNQGGSVLPDDMAEIIGNDLRNSGYYAPIPKQNMISQPSQASEIIFRDFKALGAQYVMVGSIAPAGGRLQVQYALFNVATEQQVLTGSVSGGVDQLRDMAHYISDQSFEKLTGIKGAFSTRLLYVTAERFSEKNTRYTLQRSDYDGARAVTLLQSREPILSPRFAPDGKRIAYVSFEQKRPRIFMQNIDTGRREQLTNFEGLNGAPAWSPDGNRLAFVLSKDGNPDIYVMNLGSRQITRVTAGPGINTEPFWGKDGSTIYFTSDRGGKPQIYKTSVGGGGAERVTFVGNYNANPKLSADEKTLVMIHRQDGFTNFKVAAQDLQRGSVKILTDSTLDESPTVAPNGTMVIYATRQQGRGVLMLVSINGRVRLPLPTAQGEVREPSWSPYLN from the coding sequence GTGAGAAACCTTCTTCGAGGAATGCTGGTCGCGATCTGCTGCATGGCGGGTCTGGCGATGGCAGATGAGAAAAACATCCTGGTCACCAGCGGCAGTGACCGGGCCACCCCGATCGCTGTCGTGCCTTTCGGCAACCAGGGCGGCAGCGTGCTGCCGGACGACATGGCCGAGATCATCGGTAACGACCTGCGCAACTCGGGTTACTACGCGCCGATTCCGAAGCAGAACATGATCAGCCAGCCGAGCCAGGCCAGCGAAATCATCTTCCGTGACTTCAAGGCGCTGGGCGCCCAGTACGTCATGGTCGGCAGCATCGCTCCGGCGGGCGGTCGCCTGCAGGTGCAGTACGCTCTGTTCAACGTCGCCACCGAGCAGCAAGTGCTGACCGGCAGCGTGTCGGGCGGCGTCGATCAACTGCGCGATATGGCGCACTACATCTCCGACCAGTCGTTCGAAAAACTCACCGGCATCAAGGGTGCGTTCTCCACGCGTCTGCTGTACGTGACGGCTGAGCGCTTCTCCGAGAAGAACACCCGTTACACCCTGCAACGTTCGGACTATGACGGCGCCCGCGCCGTGACCCTGCTGCAATCGCGCGAGCCGATCCTGTCGCCGCGTTTCGCACCGGACGGCAAGCGCATTGCGTACGTGTCGTTCGAGCAGAAGCGTCCTCGCATCTTCATGCAGAACATCGACACCGGTCGCCGTGAGCAACTGACCAACTTCGAAGGCCTGAACGGTGCACCTGCCTGGTCTCCGGATGGCAATCGCCTGGCGTTCGTGCTGTCCAAGGACGGCAACCCGGACATCTATGTGATGAACCTGGGCTCGCGTCAGATCACCCGTGTCACCGCAGGTCCCGGCATCAACACCGAACCGTTCTGGGGCAAGGATGGCTCGACCATCTACTTCACCTCCGACCGTGGCGGCAAGCCGCAGATCTACAAAACCAGCGTGGGTGGTGGCGGCGCCGAGCGTGTCACTTTCGTCGGTAACTACAACGCCAACCCGAAACTGTCGGCGGATGAAAAGACCCTGGTCATGATCCATCGCCAGGATGGTTTCACCAATTTCAAAGTGGCGGCCCAGGATCTTCAGCGAGGAAGTGTAAAAATCCTCACTGATAGCACTCTGGACGAGTCGCCTACTGTTGCGCCCAACGGCACCATGGTAATCTACGCCACCCGCCAGCAGGGCCGGGGAGTCTTGATGCTCGTGTCCATTAATGGACGCGTAAGGCTCCCGCTTCCTACCGCACAAGGCGAAGTCAGAGAACCTTCCTGGTCCCCTTACCTGAACTGA
- the queE gene encoding 7-carboxy-7-deazaguanine synthase QueE — protein sequence MQDTLRITEVFYSLQGETRTAGLPTVFVRLTGCPLRCQYCDSAYAFSGGTVRTLDDILEQVAGFRPRYVCVTGGEPLAQPNAIPLLKQLCDLGYQVSLETSGALDISAVDPRVSRVVDLKTPDSKESHRNRYENIELLTPNDQVKFVICSREDYDWAVSKLIQYGLERRAGEVLFSPSHHDLNARDLADWVVADNLPVRMQLQLHKYLWNDEPGR from the coding sequence ATGCAAGACACATTGAGAATCACCGAAGTTTTCTACTCGTTGCAGGGGGAAACGCGGACTGCCGGGCTGCCCACTGTTTTTGTGCGCCTGACCGGTTGCCCGTTGCGTTGCCAATACTGCGACAGCGCCTATGCCTTCTCTGGCGGCACCGTGCGCACCCTCGACGATATCCTCGAGCAGGTTGCCGGTTTTCGCCCGCGCTACGTCTGTGTCACCGGCGGCGAGCCGTTGGCGCAACCCAATGCCATCCCGTTGCTCAAGCAGTTGTGCGACCTGGGCTACCAGGTGTCGCTGGAAACCAGCGGTGCCCTGGATATTTCGGCGGTCGATCCGCGGGTCAGCCGGGTTGTCGACCTCAAAACCCCGGATTCCAAGGAATCGCACCGCAACCGCTACGAGAATATCGAGCTGCTCACTCCCAACGATCAGGTGAAGTTTGTCATCTGCTCGCGGGAGGACTATGACTGGGCCGTCTCCAAGCTGATCCAGTACGGTCTGGAGCGGCGTGCCGGTGAGGTGCTGTTCTCGCCCAGCCACCACGACTTGAATGCCCGTGACCTGGCCGATTGGGTGGTGGCGGACAACCTGCCTGTGCGCATGCAATTGCAACTGCATAAATATCTTTGGAACGACGAGCCGGGGCGCTGA
- the queC gene encoding 7-cyano-7-deazaguanine synthase QueC → MTEPTNTVQKRAVILLSGGLDSATVVAMARAQGYACYTMSFDYGQRSHAELHAAERVARDLGVIEHKVIGLNLNGMGGSALTDTSIDIPEEAGEGIPVTYVPARNTVFLSLALGWAEVLGARDIFIGVNAVDYSGYPDCRPEFVEAFERMANLATKAGVEGNGFRIQAPLQNMSKAQIVEAGVKLGVDYGLTVSCYQADNSGRACGKCDSCRLRAEGFAAAGISDPTPYF, encoded by the coding sequence ATGACTGAACCAACCAACACTGTGCAAAAACGTGCGGTCATCCTGCTGTCCGGTGGCCTGGACTCGGCAACGGTCGTGGCCATGGCTCGGGCGCAGGGCTACGCGTGCTACACCATGAGCTTCGACTACGGCCAGCGTTCCCATGCGGAGCTGCATGCCGCCGAGCGCGTCGCCCGTGACCTCGGTGTGATCGAGCACAAGGTCATCGGCTTGAACCTCAATGGCATGGGCGGTTCGGCGTTGACCGACACCAGCATCGACATCCCGGAAGAGGCGGGCGAGGGCATTCCGGTGACCTACGTGCCTGCACGCAACACGGTGTTTCTGTCCCTGGCCCTGGGCTGGGCCGAAGTGCTCGGCGCCCGTGACATCTTCATCGGCGTCAATGCCGTGGATTACTCGGGCTACCCGGACTGCCGTCCCGAGTTCGTCGAGGCGTTCGAGCGCATGGCCAACCTGGCCACCAAGGCCGGTGTCGAAGGCAACGGTTTCCGCATCCAGGCGCCTTTGCAGAACATGAGCAAGGCGCAGATCGTCGAGGCGGGGGTGAAGCTCGGCGTCGACTACGGCCTGACCGTTTCCTGCTACCAGGCCGACAATAGCGGGCGCGCCTGCGGTAAATGCGACAGCTGCCGACTGCGTGCAGAAGGCTTCGCCGCGGCCGGAATCAGCGACCCAACACCTTATTTTTGA
- the tolR gene encoding protein TolR: MARARNKRKPVAEMNVVPYIDVMLVLLVIFMVTAPMLNQGVKVDLPKVSSEALPQDNNTQVLTISIKADKTYYWNLGSEVDTEKQQDRAMTLSQMTDAVTKIIRNGNEGGKHTQVFIRGDKSVDYGAVMGAMGGLQKAGVGNVGLITEAP, encoded by the coding sequence ATCGCTCGAGCCCGAAACAAGCGCAAGCCGGTCGCCGAGATGAACGTGGTGCCTTACATCGACGTGATGCTGGTACTGCTGGTCATTTTCATGGTGACCGCGCCGATGCTCAATCAGGGCGTGAAGGTCGATCTGCCCAAGGTTTCCAGCGAAGCCTTGCCGCAGGACAACAACACCCAGGTCCTGACCATTTCGATCAAGGCTGACAAGACCTACTACTGGAACCTTGGCAGCGAAGTCGATACCGAGAAACAGCAGGATCGCGCCATGACCCTGTCGCAGATGACCGATGCGGTGACCAAGATCATTCGTAACGGCAACGAAGGCGGCAAGCACACCCAGGTGTTCATCCGTGGAGACAAGAGCGTCGACTACGGCGCCGTCATGGGGGCGATGGGCGGGTTGCAGAAAGCCGGGGTCGGTAACGTTGGTCTGATTACCGAGGCGCCCTGA
- the ybgF gene encoding tol-pal system protein YbgF has protein sequence MRTCRRAVTILALSLAPLAAWAAVPVVDNDSGYDNSGSNSPPAGYGTNGAYAGGGVTAPASAQGMLFNQLQQMQDQISRQQGVIEELQNQVSRMKQESLERYQDLDRRIGSGVAPAATPENSSTGGDLNAPGAAAGAGAGAAAAATQAPAAGSEPADPAKEKLYYDAAFDLIKAKDFDKASQAFSAFLRKYPNSQYAGNAQYWLGEVNLAKGDLQGAGQAFAKVSQLYPKHNKVPDSLYKLADVERRLGHPDKVKGILQQVVSQYPGTSAAQLAQRDLQRM, from the coding sequence ATGCGAACTTGCCGTCGTGCTGTAACTATTTTGGCTCTCAGCCTCGCGCCGCTTGCGGCGTGGGCTGCGGTTCCTGTGGTCGATAATGACTCCGGCTATGACAATAGCGGGAGCAATTCTCCGCCAGCGGGTTACGGTACGAACGGCGCCTATGCCGGGGGAGGGGTTACGGCCCCTGCCTCGGCACAGGGCATGCTGTTCAATCAGCTGCAACAAATGCAGGATCAGATTTCGCGTCAGCAGGGCGTGATTGAAGAGCTGCAGAACCAAGTTTCGCGCATGAAGCAGGAATCCCTGGAGCGATACCAGGATCTTGATCGGCGCATAGGATCCGGTGTTGCACCTGCCGCGACTCCTGAGAATTCTTCCACCGGCGGCGACTTGAACGCCCCCGGCGCCGCAGCCGGCGCAGGTGCGGGAGCGGCAGCCGCTGCTACCCAGGCGCCCGCCGCAGGCAGCGAACCGGCTGATCCGGCCAAGGAAAAGCTGTATTACGATGCAGCCTTCGACCTGATCAAGGCCAAGGATTTCGACAAGGCCAGCCAGGCCTTCAGCGCTTTCCTGCGTAAGTACCCGAACAGCCAGTACGCCGGCAACGCCCAGTACTGGTTGGGTGAAGTGAACCTGGCCAAGGGTGATCTGCAGGGTGCAGGTCAGGCGTTCGCCAAGGTTTCGCAGCTGTACCCCAAGCACAACAAGGTGCCTGACTCGCTGTACAAGCTGGCTGATGTAGAACGCCGCCTCGGTCATCCGGACAAGGTAAAAGGTATTTTGCAACAGGTTGTGTCCCAGTATCCGGGCACTTCCGCCGCTCAGTTGGCTCAACGCGATCTGCAACGCATGTAA
- the ybgC gene encoding tol-pal system-associated acyl-CoA thioesterase — MRAQNGLGPFAHRCRVYYEDTDAGGIVYYVNYLKFMERARTERLRELGFAQSQLAGEDLLFVVHSSEARYHAPARLDDELLVSAEVIELNRASLRFKQQVRRAADDVLLCEGQFLVACVRTNSLKPRAIPETLRTAFAGVSGAGTHSTQEIKRGS; from the coding sequence ATGCGCGCGCAAAACGGGCTTGGGCCGTTCGCACATCGTTGTCGCGTTTATTACGAGGACACCGATGCCGGCGGCATCGTGTATTACGTTAATTACCTCAAGTTTATGGAACGGGCTCGAACCGAGCGGCTCCGGGAACTGGGCTTTGCCCAATCCCAGCTGGCCGGGGAGGACCTGTTGTTCGTCGTGCATTCCAGCGAAGCGCGCTACCACGCGCCGGCGCGACTGGACGACGAACTGCTGGTAAGCGCTGAAGTAATCGAATTGAACCGTGCCAGCCTGCGCTTTAAACAGCAGGTCAGGCGGGCTGCGGATGATGTGCTGCTCTGCGAAGGGCAGTTCCTGGTGGCCTGTGTGCGCACCAACAGCTTGAAACCCCGGGCCATTCCCGAAACTCTACGTACGGCCTTTGCCGGCGTGAGCGGCGCGGGTACACACTCAACGCAGGAGATAAAGCGTGGAAGCTAA